The Acidobacteriota bacterium genome includes a window with the following:
- a CDS encoding glycosyltransferase family 2 protein has protein sequence MADNLSSLTIIIVTYNSATEIGPCLDSLVGHTAPFPTTITVVDNASTDGTAALVRGRWPDVQVIESPTNVGFSRANNLGIRATTSDYVLLMNPDTVAPPGAIQTLVRGLAAHPDAAIAGARLLSERGFPELSWGEPIGPWNELKRKLFSGLYYRKVRRIVRKVDKLSRQAREVAWVSGACMVIRRPDLEAVGLLDERYFMYTEDVDLCVAMAKRGRTVLYVAGAEVLHHRGKSAARNPETERRYRQSQLAYYEKHLPRWAGVLRVYLKLTGKTAGH, from the coding sequence TTGGCCGATAACCTCTCATCGCTGACGATCATCATCGTCACCTACAACTCCGCCACCGAGATCGGGCCGTGCCTTGACTCGCTGGTCGGGCACACGGCGCCGTTTCCCACCACGATCACGGTCGTCGACAACGCCTCGACCGACGGCACGGCGGCACTGGTGCGCGGCCGCTGGCCCGACGTGCAGGTGATCGAGTCGCCCACCAACGTTGGCTTCTCGCGGGCGAACAACCTGGGGATTCGGGCCACCACCAGTGACTACGTGCTGCTGATGAATCCCGACACCGTGGCGCCGCCGGGCGCGATCCAGACGCTGGTGCGCGGGCTCGCCGCGCACCCCGATGCCGCCATCGCCGGCGCGCGGCTGCTGAGCGAACGCGGCTTTCCCGAACTGTCGTGGGGTGAGCCGATCGGGCCGTGGAACGAGTTGAAGCGCAAGCTGTTTTCCGGCCTCTACTACCGCAAGGTGCGGCGCATTGTCCGGAAGGTGGACAAGCTGAGCCGCCAGGCGCGCGAGGTGGCGTGGGTCAGCGGCGCATGCATGGTGATTCGCCGGCCGGACCTCGAAGCCGTGGGGCTGCTCGACGAGCGGTACTTCATGTACACAGAGGACGTCGACTTGTGCGTGGCGATGGCCAAGCGCGGCCGGACCGTGTTGTATGTCGCGGGTGCGGAAGTGCTGCACCATCGCGGCAAGTCGGCCGCCCGCAATCCCGAAACCGAGCGGCGCTATCGCCAGAGCCAACTGGCATACTACGAGAAGCACCTGCCGCGGTGGGCCGGCGTGCTGCGCGTCTATCTCAAGCTGACCGGCAAGACGGCCGGACACTGA
- a CDS encoding glycosyltransferase family 1 protein, which translates to MRIAVDARELCGHPTGVGRYLSELLTEWAANAAAMRHDWTLYAHATPRVPPAWRSAVQVVDGGGGSIWEQWSYPRALAARRPDVVFAPAYSAPLTAAAPVVLTIHDVSFFAHPEWFSAREGRRRRLLTAWSARRAKAVLTDTAYSQGEIARHIGLPASRIQVIPLGMRQMVRLKPDATLPEGGRTAGREPIVLYVGSVFERRRVDRLMAAFDAVADRVPSAQLEIVGENRTRRPRIDLDAVRQRSRHRDRIHLRAYVDDDTLAGLYAQASVFAFLSEYEGFGLTPLEALAAGVTPVLLDTPVARETAGPAAHYVSASAGDDAVAAALVAALTDGPLRHRLRDHAPAVLARYDWATTAARTLAAIEGAAIGR; encoded by the coding sequence ATGCGCATCGCGGTTGACGCGCGCGAACTCTGCGGCCACCCCACCGGAGTCGGGCGGTACTTGAGCGAGCTGCTGACCGAATGGGCGGCCAACGCCGCGGCGATGCGGCACGACTGGACGTTGTACGCCCACGCGACGCCGCGTGTCCCGCCGGCGTGGCGATCAGCCGTGCAGGTGGTTGACGGTGGCGGCGGATCGATCTGGGAGCAATGGTCGTATCCGCGCGCGCTGGCCGCACGGCGTCCCGATGTCGTCTTCGCGCCCGCGTATTCGGCGCCGCTGACGGCGGCAGCGCCGGTCGTCCTGACGATCCACGACGTCTCGTTCTTTGCCCACCCCGAATGGTTCTCGGCCCGCGAAGGCCGGCGGCGGCGGCTGCTCACGGCCTGGTCGGCCCGCAGGGCGAAGGCCGTATTGACCGATACCGCCTACTCGCAGGGGGAGATTGCCCGCCACATCGGGCTGCCGGCCTCCCGGATCCAGGTTATTCCGCTGGGCATGCGCCAAATGGTCCGGCTGAAGCCGGACGCCACATTGCCCGAAGGCGGCAGAACCGCGGGACGGGAACCAATCGTGCTATACGTTGGCTCGGTGTTCGAAAGGCGAAGGGTTGATCGATTGATGGCGGCATTTGACGCGGTGGCAGATCGGGTGCCGTCGGCGCAGCTCGAAATTGTCGGCGAGAACCGCACCCGGCGGCCGCGGATCGATCTCGACGCCGTGCGCCAGCGCTCGCGTCATCGCGACCGGATCCACCTGCGCGCGTACGTGGACGACGACACCCTGGCCGGGCTGTACGCGCAAGCCTCGGTGTTTGCGTTCCTGTCGGAGTACGAGGGGTTTGGCCTGACGCCGCTCGAGGCCCTGGCCGCCGGCGTCACGCCGGTGTTACTGGATACGCCGGTCGCCCGCGAGACCGCCGGTCCGGCGGCGCACTACGTGTCCGCCTCGGCCGGCGATGATGCCGTGGCGGCGGCGCTCGTGGCGGCCCTGACCGATGGGCCCCTGCGGCACCGCCTGCGCGACCACGCCCCCGCGGTGCTGGCACGCTACGACTGGGCGACGACCGCCGCACGCACGCTCGCGGCGATTGAAGGGGCGGCGATTGGCCGATAA
- a CDS encoding glycosyltransferase family 1 protein produces MRILVDYRPALRERTGVGEFVHGLATALCARTGPADSVTLFSSSWKDRLAPSLAAEMPGAQLADVHVPVRALVWGWNRLEWPPVEWLAGEHDVVHSQSPMLIPTTHAARVVTIHDLDFLRHPDQMAAEIRRDYPRLARSHAARADAIVVSSQYAAGEVTRELGVSRSRVHVCPPGRPDWSAAVAARQAAERGKHILFLGTLNLRKNVGTLLEAYARLRAQVADAPALILAGHTTTASARWEARANAAPLAGHVTITGYVDTARRIELFAGARMLVLPSYEEGFGLPVLEAMACGVPVVVSSRGSLPEVAGGAAAPVDPDDAEGLAAAMRALLDDDHAKAAAQRGLLQASQYSWAACAVAARQAYASAMEVHAHRG; encoded by the coding sequence GTGCGGATCCTGGTCGATTACCGTCCGGCGCTACGCGAACGGACGGGCGTCGGTGAGTTCGTGCACGGGCTGGCCACGGCGTTGTGTGCCCGAACCGGGCCGGCCGACTCGGTCACCCTCTTCAGCAGTTCGTGGAAAGACCGCCTGGCGCCCTCGTTGGCCGCCGAGATGCCGGGTGCCCAGCTCGCCGACGTCCACGTCCCCGTCCGCGCCCTCGTCTGGGGCTGGAACCGTCTCGAATGGCCGCCGGTCGAATGGCTGGCCGGCGAGCACGACGTGGTCCACAGCCAAAGTCCCATGCTGATTCCGACTACCCATGCCGCGCGGGTGGTGACGATTCACGACCTCGACTTCTTGCGCCATCCCGATCAGATGGCCGCGGAGATCCGCCGCGACTACCCGCGGCTGGCGCGCTCACACGCGGCCCGCGCCGACGCGATCGTCGTGTCGTCGCAGTACGCCGCCGGCGAAGTGACGCGGGAACTGGGCGTAAGCCGATCGCGCGTGCATGTCTGCCCGCCCGGACGCCCCGACTGGTCGGCCGCGGTGGCGGCGCGCCAGGCGGCCGAGCGCGGCAAGCACATCCTGTTCCTCGGCACGTTGAACCTGCGCAAGAACGTCGGCACCCTGCTCGAAGCCTACGCCCGCCTGCGCGCCCAGGTGGCCGACGCGCCGGCGCTGATCCTGGCGGGGCACACCACGACCGCCTCGGCGCGCTGGGAAGCACGGGCCAACGCCGCGCCGCTCGCGGGACACGTCACGATCACCGGCTACGTTGACACCGCCCGGCGCATCGAGCTGTTCGCCGGCGCGCGCATGCTGGTGCTGCCGTCGTACGAAGAGGGTTTTGGCTTGCCCGTGCTCGAAGCCATGGCGTGCGGCGTCCCGGTCGTCGTCTCGTCGCGCGGCTCGCTGCCCGAGGTCGCCGGCGGCGCCGCGGCGCCGGTCGATCCGGATGACGCCGAAGGCTTAGCGGCCGCCATGCGCGCGCTCCTCGACGATGACCACGCGAAGGCGGCGGCGCAGCGAGGCCTGCTGCAGGCCTCGCAGTACAGCTGGGCCGCCTGCGCGGTGGCGGCGCGGCAGGCGTACGCGTCGGCGATGGAGGTCCATGCGCATCGCGGTTGA
- a CDS encoding UDP-glucose/GDP-mannose dehydrogenase family protein gives MKIAVVGTGYVGLVLGACMAESGNDVMCVDKDAAKVRMLRRGKVPIYEPGLEEMVKRNKTEGRLSFTTELPKAVRAAEVVFIAVGTPQGEDGSADLRHVMGVAREIARAMNGYKVIVNKSTVPVGTAEKVREVVRRETTHPFSVVSNPEFLKQGAAVDDFMKPDRVVIGAEDPRAAELMVKLHQPFTRTGAPIMVMDCPSAELSKYASNAFLATKISFMNEIANVCDLFGADVDRVRQAVGSDRRIGTSFLFPGVGYGGSCFPKDVKAVTKFAADKKYDFKILKAVDAVNENQKRVLVKKIEAHFGAGLKGKTIAVWGLAFKPKTDDMREAPAIPIIEALLAKGAKVQAYDPEAMKVAKQLFGNRVTYATRNYDALKGADALAVITEWQEFREPDFARIKKLMRAPVVFDGRNIYQRDDMKALGFTYFSIGR, from the coding sequence ATGAAGATCGCAGTGGTGGGGACCGGGTACGTAGGACTCGTGCTCGGCGCATGCATGGCCGAGTCGGGCAACGACGTCATGTGCGTCGACAAGGATGCCGCGAAGGTCCGCATGCTTCGGCGCGGCAAGGTGCCCATCTACGAGCCTGGCCTCGAAGAGATGGTCAAGCGCAACAAGACCGAAGGCCGGTTGTCGTTCACGACCGAACTGCCTAAGGCGGTCCGCGCCGCCGAGGTGGTCTTCATTGCGGTCGGCACTCCGCAAGGCGAAGACGGCTCCGCCGACCTGCGTCACGTGATGGGGGTCGCGCGCGAGATTGCCCGCGCCATGAACGGCTACAAGGTGATCGTCAACAAGAGCACCGTCCCGGTGGGCACCGCCGAGAAGGTGCGCGAGGTGGTCCGGCGGGAGACAACGCATCCGTTCAGCGTGGTCAGCAATCCCGAGTTCCTGAAGCAGGGCGCCGCGGTTGACGATTTCATGAAGCCGGATCGCGTGGTGATTGGCGCCGAGGACCCGCGCGCCGCCGAGCTGATGGTCAAGCTCCACCAGCCGTTCACGCGCACCGGCGCGCCGATCATGGTGATGGATTGCCCCAGCGCCGAACTGTCGAAATACGCCTCCAATGCCTTCCTGGCGACGAAGATCTCGTTCATGAACGAGATTGCCAACGTCTGCGACCTGTTCGGCGCCGATGTCGATCGGGTGCGGCAGGCGGTCGGCTCCGACCGCCGGATCGGGACGTCGTTCCTCTTCCCGGGCGTGGGCTACGGCGGCAGCTGTTTCCCGAAAGACGTCAAGGCCGTGACGAAGTTCGCCGCCGACAAGAAGTACGACTTCAAGATCCTGAAGGCGGTGGACGCGGTCAACGAGAACCAGAAGCGCGTGCTGGTGAAGAAGATCGAGGCCCACTTCGGGGCCGGCCTGAAGGGCAAGACCATCGCGGTGTGGGGCCTGGCGTTCAAGCCCAAGACCGACGACATGCGCGAGGCGCCGGCCATTCCCATCATCGAGGCCCTGCTCGCCAAGGGCGCCAAGGTGCAGGCCTACGATCCGGAGGCGATGAAGGTGGCCAAACAGTTGTTCGGCAACCGCGTCACCTACGCCACCCGCAACTACGACGCCCTCAAGGGGGCCGACGCGCTGGCGGTGATCACCGAGTGGCAGGAATTTCGTGAGCCCGACTTCGCTCGCATCAAGAAGTTGATGCGCGCGCCGGTGGTGTTCGACGGCCGCAACATCTATCAGCGGGATGATATGAAGGCGCTCGGCTTCACCTACTTCTCGATCGGACGGTAG
- the galE gene encoding UDP-glucose 4-epimerase GalE: MARVVVTGGAGYIGSHAVRALVDAGHAVAVLDDLSAGHPEAVPVGVPLVRAAIHDVAAVRQLLVDHRADAVMHFAAWLAVGESVQKPLEYYQNNVAGTLGVLAAMRDAGVKRFVFSSTCAVYGEPERVPIVESLATRPINAYGETKLTIERALPHLERAFGLKWMALRYFNAAGAHPDGSIGEDHAVEVHLIPLAIQAAIGGQPLKVFGEDYPTPDGTCQRDYIHVCDLAEAHLRALAALEQGAPSAAYNIGTGTPQSVRAVIDTVSRIVGKPVQWEAAPRRPGDPAQLYAASDRAQAELQWTPRFADLEVIVRHAWQWHSTHPRGYRVSDTR; the protein is encoded by the coding sequence ATGGCTCGCGTTGTCGTGACCGGGGGCGCGGGCTACATCGGCAGCCACGCGGTGCGCGCCCTGGTGGATGCGGGCCACGCGGTCGCCGTGCTCGACGACCTGTCGGCCGGGCACCCGGAAGCGGTGCCGGTCGGCGTGCCGCTCGTGCGCGCCGCCATCCACGACGTGGCCGCCGTGCGCCAACTGCTGGTCGACCATCGCGCCGATGCGGTGATGCACTTCGCGGCCTGGCTGGCCGTGGGCGAGTCGGTGCAGAAGCCGCTCGAGTACTACCAGAACAATGTGGCCGGCACCCTCGGCGTGCTCGCGGCCATGCGCGATGCCGGCGTGAAGCGGTTCGTGTTCTCGTCCACGTGCGCGGTGTACGGCGAGCCCGAGCGCGTGCCGATTGTCGAGTCGCTGGCCACCCGGCCGATCAACGCCTACGGCGAAACCAAGCTGACCATCGAGCGGGCGCTGCCGCACCTGGAGCGCGCGTTTGGGTTGAAGTGGATGGCGTTGCGCTATTTCAACGCCGCCGGCGCGCATCCCGATGGTTCCATCGGCGAGGATCACGCGGTGGAAGTGCACCTCATTCCGCTCGCGATCCAGGCGGCGATCGGCGGCCAGCCGCTGAAGGTGTTCGGCGAGGACTACCCGACCCCCGACGGCACCTGCCAGCGTGATTACATCCACGTGTGCGACCTGGCCGAGGCGCATTTGCGCGCGCTCGCCGCGCTCGAGCAGGGCGCCCCGTCGGCGGCCTACAACATCGGCACCGGCACGCCCCAGTCGGTGCGCGCCGTCATCGACACCGTCAGCCGCATCGTCGGCAAGCCGGTGCAGTGGGAAGCCGCGCCCCGGCGCCCCGGGGACCCCGCCCAGCTGTATGCGGCGAGCGATCGCGCGCAGGCGGAGTTGCAGTGGACGCCGCGTTTTGCCGATCTCGAGGTCATTGTGCGCCACGCCTGGCAGTGGCATTCGACCCATCCGAGAGGGTATAGGGTGTCTGACACCCGCTGA
- the msbA gene encoding lipid A export permease/ATP-binding protein MsbA, giving the protein MNPFLRLLRYATPHKAVMAGAAVAMIVYGAASAALAYLIKPIIDDVLTTQDNLASITAAILLVYLLKGLGSYFSTYLMEGLGHRVVMVVRNQLFRHLLDQSAAFFSRRTAGQLLSRISNDVGMVQRAVSETVGDLARESLTLVGCAGLLFYYDAKLALVCMTAAPLVVYPIVRLGKRVRTVSRWSQEAQEHMSHVAGEAFTGHRIVKAFGAEGREATRFERASATLFRTNLKVTRVLATLPPLMEFLGGVAIAGALWYGSREIAQGRLTAGEFTSFLAALLLMYGPVKKLSRVNANLQQAMAASDRIFELLDTHTEVTERAGAAALPPFAGVIEFRDVSFGYEDGHGRSTLRGVSFSVQAGQMVAIVGRSGAGKTTLVNLLPRFYDVTSGAITIDGHDLRDITLASLRAQIGMVTQETVLFDDTIAANIAYGTPGAELPAIEAAARAAHAHDFIAAQPHGYKTRIGERGQRLSGGQRQRLAIARALLKNSPLLILDEATSALDSESERLVQQALATLMMNRTSFVIAHRLSTVQKADAIIVLERGRVVEIGKHDELVARPNGAYARLNEQQLLEARPDAKDRTDGPVTELRTSRRLKAESTL; this is encoded by the coding sequence ATGAACCCCTTTCTGCGCCTCCTTCGCTACGCGACCCCCCACAAGGCGGTCATGGCCGGCGCGGCCGTGGCGATGATTGTGTATGGCGCCGCTTCCGCGGCGCTGGCGTATCTGATCAAGCCGATCATCGACGACGTGCTGACGACGCAGGACAACCTGGCGTCGATCACGGCAGCGATCCTGCTGGTGTACCTGTTGAAGGGCCTGGGCTCGTATTTCTCGACCTACCTGATGGAGGGCCTTGGGCACCGGGTGGTGATGGTGGTGCGCAACCAGTTGTTCCGCCACCTGCTGGATCAATCGGCGGCGTTTTTCTCACGTCGCACGGCGGGGCAACTGCTGTCGCGGATCAGCAACGACGTCGGCATGGTGCAGCGGGCCGTGTCGGAAACCGTCGGCGACCTGGCGCGCGAGTCGCTCACGCTGGTCGGCTGCGCCGGCCTGTTGTTCTACTACGACGCCAAACTGGCGCTGGTCTGCATGACCGCGGCGCCGCTGGTCGTCTATCCGATCGTTCGCCTCGGCAAGCGCGTGCGCACGGTGTCGCGCTGGAGCCAGGAGGCGCAGGAACACATGTCGCATGTGGCTGGTGAAGCCTTTACCGGTCACCGGATCGTCAAAGCCTTTGGCGCGGAGGGCCGCGAAGCGACCAGGTTCGAGCGGGCCTCGGCGACGTTGTTCCGCACCAACCTGAAGGTGACGCGCGTGTTGGCCACCCTGCCGCCGCTGATGGAGTTCCTGGGCGGCGTCGCCATTGCCGGCGCATTGTGGTACGGCAGCCGCGAGATTGCCCAGGGCCGGCTCACCGCCGGCGAGTTCACCTCGTTCCTGGCGGCGCTGCTGCTGATGTACGGGCCGGTCAAGAAACTGTCGCGCGTCAACGCCAACCTGCAGCAGGCGATGGCGGCCTCGGACCGCATTTTCGAACTGCTCGACACGCACACCGAAGTGACGGAGCGCGCGGGTGCGGCGGCGCTGCCGCCGTTTGCCGGGGTGATCGAGTTCCGCGACGTCAGCTTCGGCTACGAGGACGGCCATGGCCGCAGCACGCTGCGCGGCGTGTCGTTCTCGGTCCAGGCCGGCCAGATGGTGGCGATCGTCGGCAGGAGCGGCGCCGGCAAGACGACGCTGGTCAACCTGTTGCCGCGTTTCTACGACGTCACGAGCGGCGCGATCACCATCGACGGCCACGATCTGCGCGACATTACCCTGGCCTCGCTGCGCGCGCAGATCGGCATGGTGACGCAGGAAACCGTGTTGTTCGACGACACCATTGCCGCCAACATCGCGTACGGCACGCCAGGGGCGGAGCTGCCGGCGATCGAGGCGGCGGCGCGCGCCGCGCACGCCCACGATTTCATCGCGGCGCAGCCGCACGGCTACAAGACGCGCATCGGCGAACGCGGGCAGCGGTTGTCGGGCGGGCAGCGCCAACGGCTGGCGATCGCCCGCGCGCTGCTCAAGAACTCGCCGCTGCTGATCCTGGACGAGGCCACGTCGGCTCTCGATTCCGAGTCGGAGCGGCTGGTGCAGCAGGCGCTGGCGACGCTGATGATGAACCGCACGTCGTTCGTGATCGCGCACCGCCTGTCGACGGTGCAGAAGGCCGATGCCATCATCGTGCTCGAACGCGGCCGCGTGGTCGAGATCGGCAAGCACGACGAGTTGGTGGCGCGGCCCAACGGCGCGTATGCCAGGCTGAACGAGCAGCAACTGCTCGAGGCCAGGCC